A region of the Salvia splendens isolate huo1 chromosome 11, SspV2, whole genome shotgun sequence genome:
CCATGAGTTTTTCTCATACAAAAATGGACCACTGACTGTCACACACAAACTATACTAGTATTCGGTTTATAAAAATAAACTCATTTATAGACGAaatgagttttaatgtgtaattgataaagttttattaatgaaaaaataattatattatttgtggatgatacgataataattgataaaataaaaaagagaaagagaaaatgaaaaaagcagaagaaagaaatactaatgATAAAGGGAAATTTAATAAACAGAAACAAGACTAGTTTTTATCGATAATAATTTGAACTATATTTCATGGATCAAATTCTCGGCCCAAAACTGAAAATATACATTCGAGTAAATGGGCCTCGTTATGGGCCTATAAGAGAGTAGCTTCTGACTTCCAAAACCCCatctttcattttcttctttcactGCACATTCCAAAACACAAATCTGCAGAAATCAGTGACGAAGAAGAGTCATGGTTGAAGAAAGCGAGAAATCAGCGGCTTCCGCCATCAAAGAGGAATTAGATAACTCTTCTGAGACGAACAAGAATCACCACGGCGAGGAATCGGATGCCGAGGAAGGGGAGATCATCGCCGCCGATTCGGACGCTGCCGcaccgctgccgccgccgaGACATCCCTTGGAGCACTCCTGGACTTTCTGGTTCGATAATCCTTCCGCAAAATCGAAACAGGCGGCGTGGGGAACCTCAATTCGCCCGATTTACACCTTCTCCACCGTCGAAGATTTCTGGAGGTAAACTGTTGTTTGAGTATTTTGGGGGTTTTTAATTGTAGTGGTGTTCTTGAGCGAATTAGGATCGTAATTGCACAGCTTCGTTATTTGTATATGATGTTGCCTATTTTTGGGATCATAggtttttgagaaaatgaaaataaaataaaagtaatgaCATGGAGAAATTGAGAATTAGGGAAGGGATAtgaattgaaattaattttgttttcttgGTTGACGACGTGATTGAATTTCCATGAATGTATGATTTCTTCCCCCAATCTGAGTAGAAACATTTGTCGCAGTTGGTAGCTATTCATGTATTTGTGAACCGTACCAACATTAGGATTTCTTTGTCATGATTTGCAGTGTTTACAATAATATTCACCATCCGGGAAAGCTGGCAGTTGGAGCTGATTTGTACTGTTTCAAACATAATATTGAGCCAAAATGGGAAGATCCTATTTGTGCCAATGGGGGAAAGTGGACTGTGACTTACTCACGTGGTAAATCCGACACTTGTTGGCTTTACGCGGTATGCTTCAAACCGTCTTTGTTGAACGAGATTATTTCAAGCTCAGCATGTCTAATTTTTGTTCTCTGTTTATTGTATTTATGCTCTGGTTCTTTTTTTGGATTCCTTTTAGTTGCTTGCAATGATCGGTGAACAATTTGATTATGGAGATGAAATTTGTGGGGCTGTTGTGAATGTTAGAGCAAGGCAAGAGAAAATTTCAATCTGGACAAAGAATGCTACCAATGAAGCTGCTCAGGTTTGTTTGTGTGTAAAACTGGAATGCTTCCTATTGAATTGCTTTTACTTggtaaattattttaattatgatcTCTTGTACATCATTAATCATTGTAGGTTTATCACATGGTTCATTTCCCAATTCTGTTACTTCTAAAATGTGATTGTTTTGTTTTGCAATTCATGGCAATACAATATAAAATGCCCCCCTCAATGTTTTTAGATGATAGTAATTGTATAGATTAAATAACCTATTACTTTTTTGTTCAAACTGAACATTAATAGAAGAAACAGTCTTTTGTTGCTTTTATCAGATTTTATTGTTTGTTGTTCATGTCTTGAAGTGCCCTTAACTTGCCTATACCACAAAACTGAATCTCAATAGcttttttgtgtttaatgattAAAAAGAGCTTTTGTTAGATTTTGATCATTTAAAGGGTGTGTTATAGAATCCTCTCCCGGCTGTCTTCAGTTTATCGTTTAGAGATTGTGTAAAAGATGATACCATATAGATGTTGAAACTGAACAACTATACTTAAAGATGACTGTGTATCAACAGCAGTTTCTTTTTTTGAGCTGTGATTCCTTTATTTTTGCTTCAGAAAGCATGTTTGTTAGCTTTTCAGTAATTTCTCAGACTCTCTGCTGTAAAATTTTCAGCTTAGTATTGGAAGACAGTGGAAGGATTTTCTTGATTATAATGAAACCATTGGTTTCATATTCCATGTAAGTTTTTCATTCAGTCATGTTTAGCTTAATCAATCATGCTAGTTTTCTTAGATCGATAATACCCCATCTTTATAATGTAGGAGGATGCTGCAACGAAGGACAGGGGAGCCAAGAACAAGTATACGGTGTAGCAGTCTGAATTCTAGGTGGTCATGTGCTGTCCTGTTTGAATCATCGGTTCAATATGAAAGCAACTCTTTTTCGTCTTGTTAAAAACGTGAAAATAGGATCATCTTTCAGTATCTCCAGTTTACtattgtattaaaaaaaaagactaTTTCTGAGTTTCCATCGATATAGAACTAGATATCATGCTGAATGTTTGATCTCGTGTTCCACATTTTATGCATTGAGCACTTTTTCTACAAGATAAGAAACTACTAAAATTCCAAAGAATTAATGATCCATGCTAAATTGCTAATCAACCTCAAGAACAAAGCTTAATCAACTTGATTGACTGCATCCAAGGTAAAATTGAGCTGACCTAAACATTATGCACGATTTCCAGATACCAAGAAAGCACCAAGAAAGTTTTTTTTCTGgcaatattttgaataaatccGTGTTCTAAATCATGAGCAAGtaatatttagaaaatattttgGATTATGAAAATGATTTAACATTCTATATGGAGACTTGGGTGTGAGCCTTTAAAAAACCTTCTCTTTATAGATAACAATTAATGAATGTATGTACAAAGAATTTCAATTAATGATTCCTTCATTCTTGGAAATATGTATGTCTACATTTCTACTATAAAATTTATCCCTCTTGTGGATCATCTTCTTTCTCATATGTCATACTCTTCCACATAGTTTTGCTTCAAGTAAAAGCCAATTTTCTCCTGAGGCTAATGCCGTGCTATCCGATGCAACACCGCCCTCACAAGGTTGCTACGAACAATGCATCTCGTTGTAATTTGAAGTTGAAAGCAACTCCTGAGGCTAATGTTCCAGAGAAGCCATGTCGCAAGCGGGGCCCAGAGATGTCCATCGATGATCAAAGGTGGAAAAAGCAGAAGATGGACTGCAATGTGAAAGTTGAGTGCAGTAATCTTTTGAAAGTACTGATGGATCGTAGACTAGCATGGGCGTTCGCTAGGCCATTCGATCCAGTGAAGACCCCACCCGATTAC
Encoded here:
- the LOC121756265 gene encoding eukaryotic translation initiation factor 4E-1-like → MVEESEKSAASAIKEELDNSSETNKNHHGEESDAEEGEIIAADSDAAAPLPPPRHPLEHSWTFWFDNPSAKSKQAAWGTSIRPIYTFSTVEDFWSVYNNIHHPGKLAVGADLYCFKHNIEPKWEDPICANGGKWTVTYSRGKSDTCWLYALLAMIGEQFDYGDEICGAVVNVRARQEKISIWTKNATNEAAQLSIGRQWKDFLDYNETIGFIFHEDAATKDRGAKNKYTV